The genome window AAGAGACGCTGCGGTTACAGGATGGTGACCACACTGAGGGGAAGGCACGTTTTATCTTCTCATTCACAAAATCTGTGCTGTTCTCACACAAGTCATTCTGTAAGTTATCCCTGGCCTATGTGTGAGCCGCTGGAGTGCTGCAGTTACTGCTTTTCACCACGAGCAATCCTGGAACCTGTGTCTGTCTCCATTTGTCTCTTGTCTTAAGCCACAGCTGGATCACAAGTGATGCTGCAAAGCAGCGATTCCAGCTTAAACAGCTCCTGTCCAACCCCCCGGTCCTGGCTGCTCTGTCAATGCCACTGCTGTGTGGGGCGAACCGTGTGCATCTGCAGCACGACTCAGACCGGTGACAACTCCTGGTTAAAAGCAATCCCTGCCAGGCTCAGGTTTCCTGTTCGGTCTGTGAATCCGAGGCCAGTGTCCTGTGCAGGAGCAAGAGCCAGGGAGCAGGGTGGGGACACGCAGCTGGACACTGGATGTGCTGCATCATCTCCAAAGCCCATTCTGCTCAAGCAGAGGCTGCCGGTGCTGCAGTCACGGTCCCGTGTGGTGGTGCTGAGAGCAGCCACCCTCCCAGGGGAGCTGATAGCTTCCAGCTCTCTGcgtcccaggcacagctcagcAAAGTGTCCTGGGAGAAGAGGGGGCAGCGTCGTTCCCACGGGCAAACCCAGGCTGCCCCAGAACTGCAGCGAGGGGCATGAATTCAAGCAGACCCTCTTTCATCAGCCCTTTACAGTATCTAGCACTGCGTGTGGCCATTCACTGGGGGTGTCACATCATCACATTCACATACAAGTATGGAAGACATTAAGCCACTATTACCGTTACCAAGCACAGGGGTCAATTCTAGTTCCCAGCTAGGAAGTTAGAGctggaagcagcacagctgatGGGCATCTCAAATCATTCAGAACGGGTTTAAGGCTCTGGGCCTGGCCTGGCCATACTGATCTCCCCACCAGTGCTGAGCTCTGGGGATGATCCCACTTCCACCCTGGGACTAGCACAGGGGGAGCCAGGCTGCAGGTGTGGAGTCAGAGGTGCTGCCACCAGGCAAGTGAGGGGTTTTTGTACTGTGTTgtgattttcattttccccatttGGAGAATGCATCAGGATTTTTCTTTGGAGCTTTTAGAGTTAGAATTAAGAGGCTTTTGGGTAAAGACCAAGTCTGGGGAAATGTGTACCAAAATCAGCTACCTGGAAGCCTTGATGCACAAGGAGGGAGGGTTTGACACTGTGCATTGAAACCTGTGCTCCAAACCTGAGTGCAGGACAACAAAGCAATTCTATTGTTTtgtcttgggttttttgtttggttgttttgttggttgtcTATAATCATCTTTAGTTTTGGCACTCAAGAAGAACTGGTTCCCATGTAAGAAAAAcagggaagagtgtgaggagctCGTGAGGATTGGTGCTCAGAACCTCCTCAGCACCATGCCCTTGCTAAtgctcagagcacagcagcGCCTTTCACAGCAGGTAAATCTATCACTGCTGCGGATCAAACAGACCAAAGTGAGTCAGCTTTTCTTGTAGCTTCTGGCTGAAATCCTTTCACAGGGCTTGTAATGCTTCCGGGCTCATGTCCCCAATCAGGGGTTGCTGAGTTCCTGCTTCTGCAGGATCACATCCCCCTTCCCCAGGGTCCCTCCACGGTGCGGAGCAGCTGCAGAACCGCCGTGTTCTGGTGACCCGGCAGTTCTGGTGACCCGGCCTTGCCGGAGGAATCACAGGAGAATGACAAGCCCCTGACGGAGCTCAGAGCTTCAGTGTTAACTAACACGGGCTCGCCGTGGCTGAGCGGGGCAGGACTCATTCCAGAACTATTAATATAGCCCCTATTTATACTTGCGAGTCcctgcaagcagcacagcagagctacAGCTGCAGAGCTAAAATGGAATCAATGTCAGCCCCCAAGGAGAAAGTGATTCTCTCGGCCATTGTGAGGGGAAGGAGACAGTGAAAGGACAGAACGAGGGAGGTTTCAGACCTGAGAGTGGGGTGAGCTGCTCGCGGCACCCTGAGATCCCAGCTGGCGGCAGAGTCAGCCGGAAACCTCCCTTCAGCCGGTAAGTCTGTGCTGAGGCTGCCAGAAACGCAGCAGAAACGCTGCCCAGCGtcagcacagcacccacagcgCCGGTGGAGACAAGGCGGggactggagctgctgctgcactcaTCCTGTATCTGGTGTGACTCAGGACAAAGGAGCAGAAGCCTAAAAAGAGGTTTAGGGAGGGCTTTGAGTGCACTGTCTGCTGGGCTGGAGCCATGATGGAAAGCACAGGAGGGCCATATCTGAACACTGCTGCAGTGACATCCCCTGTGGGAATAGCTCGCTTGCTGCAGATGATGTTTGGATGCACCACATTCAGCCTGGTAGCCCACAAAGGTGGCTTCAGCGCCGCGTATGGCACTTTCTGCATGTTTGTCTGGACCTTCTGTTTCGCCATCACCGTCTTCATCATCACCTGTGAATTCACACACctccacagctgcctcaccatctCCTGGGGAAACTTCACTGCTGCTTTCGCCATGCTCGCCACGCTCATGTCCGTCACGGCTGCGGTGATCTACCCGCTCTACTTTGTCCAGCTTGACTGTTACCCCATCAGCTGTGAGGTGAGAGACTTCCGCATTGCTGCCAGCGTCTTTGCAGGCCTCCTGTTCCTTGTGTACGCTGCCGAGGTGTTCTTAACCCGGGCAAAACCAGGGCAAGTCACCAGCTACATGGCCACGGTCTCTGGGCTCCTGAAAATCGTGCAGGCCTTTGTGGCCTGCATCATCTTTGGGGCGCTGGTGAACGACAGCCAGTATGGCAAATACGTGGCGACGCAGTGGTGTGTGGCCGTCTACAGCTTCTGCTTCGTGGTGACGGTGGTGGTTGTGGCCTTCAGTGTTACAGGTAAGACCAGCTTGCTGTGGTTCCCCTTCGAGCGCTCCGTGGTCATCTACACCCTGGCGGCCGTGCTGCTGTACGTGAGCGCAGCCGTCATCTGGCCCGTGTTCTGCTTTGACAGCAAGTACGGCTCCGCGCAGCGCCCCGCCTCCTGCGCCAAGGGCCGGTGCCCATGGGACAGCCAGCTGGTCATTGCCATCTTCACCTATGTGAACCTGCTGCTCTACATCGTGGACCTGGCGTATTCCCAGCGCATCCGCTTTGTCTCACACCTCTGAAGCGCGGCGCTGGTGCCGGCAGCAGCCAGGGGTGAGCAGGAggtgggctgcaggaggaggcgCTGATCAGGCACAGGAGCCACAAACTGAACTTCAAGGTCAGGACTGACCTGGCCAGCAAATGAATGAGCTGTCACGGGTGGGCTGGGAAAAGCCCATCTCCCCATCACCCAGCATCTGCCCAGCGCCTGGTGCCACAGCAAGGAATGGCACAGCCCAAAGTATGTGAAATGGCCTTTTGCCTCCAGGCAGCAGAAatgcctcctgcagcagcagtgggtctgcaggctgctgcatcccagagcCAAATATTAGGAAAGGCACCAAAGATTTTGAAACTGTTACCAGCGCTTAACCGTAATCAAGTGACTGTCCAGGAAGTGGGAAAGTTAAAAGTTGCATCAAGGAACACCAGTTCTGGAGATGAAAAACAATCCCTCAGAGTTTGGGTTAGTCTGGGCTGTGTGGTGAGACATGAAATGATTGCGAGTTTGGGAAATTCCAGTCAGGATGTTTCTGAGAACATTGTAGCTGCAATAGTGTTTTGAAGATTGCcagacctttcctttcctctgctctcctctgctgtttagcacagaaaaagaatatCTTCAAGCATGCACCTTgggggggctggaggggggaaaCGCGGGATATTCCTATTTAGCCAACACTGAGTCATTAGAGAGATTAATGTTTGTGAAATTTGGGCTCTGCTGCCAAGAAATGGTGCAGAACAGAGCCAGGCTGCACAGTGTCCATGTGTATATCGCATCCCTGTTGAGGGTGGTACTGGGGGTACCTTGGCGCATGctccctctgctcagctgccACCATTCCTTTATCCCCATGGCACaatcacattttctttactGGGAGCTTAAAGGCGAATTCTGGGGGTGGGCAGGGGGAGATGAATGGATCtcacagtgctgcaggaagAGCAAACCTGGGGGCggcagctgggaagggagagaaCCTGGATGCAACAGGAGCAAGTGGGGTTGCTCTTGGGCTGATGAAGCTCTGGGGCTCCTCAACTCCTTGTGTCACCAATGAGCAGCATTTCTCCAACCCACCCCTGACAGAACACAGCTCTAAGCCCCATGCTGCACAGTGCAGACCTTGAGCTTCATTTCTGACCCAGCTAGAACCAGAGTGGTCCCAGTTCCTATGCAGGCCTGGTTCAAGTTTCATGTAGCTGCGTGTCAGAGCAAGCTTTAGTTCTTAACCAAGCTAAAATAAAGCTGGATGGCAGATGGGTACCACACCTCCCGAGATCTGTGTGCGTCATCCTGCTCTcacacagcttttcttccaCCAGCGGTGCCCCTTCTGCTCCGTGCTGAAACCACAGCTCCGTTCATTTTGCTGTATGGAGCCTGAACACAGCCCCAGGAGTATCCACACAAGACAGGCGagggctctgcctgctgctgtctgTAGCAGTCACTCAGGAGGAAGGCCGACAGCTTCCCTCAGATCAGTGCCCTGCATGGGGCTtgacaagcaaaggaaaaatttgGACAGGTTGTGCTGGGTAATTCTGCCCCCAATAAGAACCATCCTGGAGCAGTGGGAAATATCCCCTGAAAAGGGTCAAGAATCAGTATCCAGAATGAAGGGAATGCACTAAATGCCCTTTCAAGGgagtttttctcttctgtgatcCCCATTAAGGGCAGGAAGTCTGGAACATAATGGTCAGGGCACGACCCAAGACTATGTACTGCAGATATGCACCAGGGTGTTAGAGAGCTTTAGCTTTTGCCACCAAAGCAAACGGGGGGCTGTACAATTAGGAAATGATAGCTTGGGAAAATGAATCCCTCTGTacaggaggaggcagctcccaAAGAGCCACTGCCCACACCGGGAGCCTGGAGCAGTTACCATGTAGTCGGttgaaaatacttatttgtTATTACTGCAGAGTGCTTGGAACCAGGCAGGTGATTGCGGCTCCTGCGGCACTGCCAGTCCTTGGGGCAGCAGAGCCTGTGTGGAGCTCCTCAGCCGGCAACATCTTTTCCAGCTGTGGATTCACTTGCTTTTTGCTGTGAAGATTCTATGCCAAGTAGGGATGACCAGCAGGGATATGACAGAATCTACTATTGACACAGGTTGATGCGAATTCCACGGTGCCGGGGACTTAAAGGTCCAAGAGAAACAGGGAAGTGGAGAATGATGGGGGTAAAATTTAGTGTCTTCACAATAAGGAGGAAATAGAATTTAACATGGAAATCATGATACCACTGACTGGAGGAGTGGAAAGACAAGTCATTGCCAAGAACAGTGTGTTCAGATTTAGCTTTCTCATCTGCCAGCCAAAGGCTGAGCAAAAAATGTTAGCATGGtcaaaatggcaaaaaaaataattgtgtggACAGCAATCCACTCTCTTAGGAGAAAAAACtaccaaaaaaatcaaaacctcaTGCTCCAGTGGTTAAAACACTCACTAACCATTGGAAACTATGAGATTACCCAACCCAGCACAGAGACAGCCGCTATCTGCTTAATGTGATTTTCACAATCAACCTTGTCACGATTCAGTTCATTAAAAAACCCTTTATTTTCagagcttctcttctcccttaACGACTCCTGACCAGGTAAGCGGCTACACAAGGGCCTCCACAGACACCCGTCCCCTCACCTGGTTTGTAAACTAATGTCAGAAGTATGTGCACTCATTTGGGATTACGGACTTGGGTCCGCATCCGATTTAGATGACTCCTAAAGCATCCGAACCTGAAATAGCGATTATATAATATAAACCTGATACTTTCACGGGTTGTGGGTTGGTGGTTCGGTTTCCCCTTGTTTTCATGTAGACTGGGATGCAGTGTCCCCAGAGCACAACGCTCAGGGATGCTCATCCACAGGAGGTGCGCTGAGATTTTGTTGTCAATAAAGGAGCAACAAAGCTGAAGGAGATCAAGGTCCCAACCGGAGCAGTGCGGTCAGGTCACCGCCTGCCAGGTGCCCGGCTCTGGCAGGGGCTGTGCCGAGATGACCGGGTCCCCTCAGCCAGGCCCTGAGAGCGGGCGCAGCACCGCGCGGTGCGTGACTGCGGTCACGGGGAACCGCTTCCCTCGGGACATCCGCGGGCAGCGGGACCGATGCTGTACAGCAGGAATGGCAGCAGCGCTTCACGGCCCCGTTACCGGGGAGTCAGGGGTACCGGCCGGGCACCCACAAGGGGCGGCCGCGGGGGTCGGACATCGAGAGCCGCCCGTGCACCTGCCTCGCCCGGTGAGCACCGGGACAAGGCCGCGCTCACCGCGCGAGGCTGGAGCAGCCCAGGAATGTCCGGGGCGGTGGCTGGGGAGGGGCCGGGCCCGCCCCGCCCGAGGCCCGCGCTGGCGCCACGCCGGAGGCGGAGGGAGGCGGCCCCCGCCCCGCCGGGACACCCCCGAGCACAGCCCTCACGGCGGCGGCCCCGGGCAAGCGGCGGCGCCCGAAGCTTCCAGAAGGCCGCACGCCACCGGCCGGCGGCTGCTGCGGGAGGACAGCGCCTCCTGACGGCGCGGCTGGGCGCACGGCCCCGCGCGGCCCCGGTAGGCGCTGAATGATGCAACACCCCGCGCCGGTTGCACCAATTGCTGGCGAGGGCAGCGCCGGAGGTCCCGCCCCTCGCTCGTGAGTGGCGGAGGGGTGGACAGGCCCCGCCCCACAGCCTCCCGATTCGCTTCGCGTCCAGGCCCCGCCCATCACCCTCCCGGCCTGCGCGGAGCGCGGCCACGTGTACGGCGGCGGGGTCCGGTTCCCGCGGCGCTGCCATGAGCGTCGGCTTCATTGGCGCGGGGCAGCTCGCGTTCGCCCTGGCCAGGGGCTTCACGGCGGCAGGTGCACGGGGCGGGGCGGGCGTGTGGTGCCGGTGCCGGGGCTGcggcggtgccggtgccgggGCTGCGGCGGTACCGGGGCTGCCGCGGTGCCGGGGCTGCCGCTGCGCCGGGGCTGACGCGGTGCCGTTCGCAGGGGTCCTGGCCGCGCACAAGATCACGGCGAGCTCCCCGGACACCGACCTGCCCACCGTGAGCGGGCTGCGGGTGAGTGGGGCGGCGGGCGCTGTGTGTGCCTCCCCCGGCGGGGCCCCTCGGTGACAGCGGGCCCGTTTCTCCCAAACCGCTGTAGAAAATGGGCGTGAACTTCACGGTGAGCAACAAGGACACGGTGAAGAACAGCGATGTTCTCTTCCTGGCCGTGAAGCCCCCGATCATCCCCTTCATCCTGGAGGAAGTGGGCCCCGATATCGAGGCCCATCACATCGTGGTCTCCTGCGCGGCCGGGGTCACCATCAGCTCCATCGAGAAGGTGAGCAGGCATGGGGAGGGCCGGGGTACCCCGGCAGGAGCCATAGCAGACACCCAGTGCTCAGGAACTGACCTTGCACTGGTCCCACTCCTCCGGCCCCCAGGAGTGTGTGCGAAGGACGGGAGATGCTCGTGCTTCCCAGGGCTAAACTGGTGCTGCAGCCAGGTGATTGATTGCTTTGGGTCCCCACCAGAAGATGCTGTAGGAGCTTTGTGCCAGCTCCTCTGTCACACGAGGTATATCAGGCCTTTCCCCCAGCAGAGGTGGGTCATGGCTGTGGGTTAAAGCAGGGGATTTGGGATACAGGAGtgtctcttttctctctgcttgtgGTGTTCTTGCCAGGGGAGAGTCCCTCCCTAGATAGCTTTGGTGTGCCAAATATGCACTGAacctcatttttctcctttctttcttttcttctttctttctttctttctatctCTAATGATTTTCTGTCCTAAGAAACTCTCTACCTTCTGCCCCACACCAAAAGTGATCAGGTGCATGACCAACACCCCTGTCATTGTCCGGGAAGGCGCTACAGTCTATGCCACTGGGACTCACGCGGATGTGGAGGATGGGAAGCTCTTGGAACAGCTGATGGCCAGCGTAGGCTTCTGCACCGAGGTGGAAGAGGACCTGATTGATGCTGTAACAGGGCTCAGTGGCAGTGGCCCTGCTTATGTATGTGCTCCTTCATCAACTTGGGGCAGGCCTGG of Melopsittacus undulatus isolate bMelUnd1 chromosome 11, bMelUnd1.mat.Z, whole genome shotgun sequence contains these proteins:
- the MYADML2 gene encoding myeloid-associated differentiation marker-like protein 2 isoform X2, which encodes MMESTGGPYLNTAAVTSPVGIARLLQMMFGCTTFSLVAHKGGFSAAYGTFCMFVWTFCFAITVFIITCEFTHLHSCLTISWGNFTAAFAMLATLMSVTAAVIYPLYFVQLDCYPISCEVRDFRIAASVFAGLLFLVYAAEVFLTRAKPGQVTSYMATVSGLLKIVQAFVACIIFGALVNDSQYGKYVATQWCVAVYSFCFVVTVVVVAFSVTASTAPRSAPPPAPRAGAHGTASWSLPSSPM
- the PYCR1 gene encoding pyrroline-5-carboxylate reductase 1, mitochondrial; amino-acid sequence: MSVGFIGAGQLAFALARGFTAAGVLAAHKITASSPDTDLPTVSGLRKMGVNFTVSNKDTVKNSDVLFLAVKPPIIPFILEEVGPDIEAHHIVVSCAAGVTISSIEKKLSTFCPTPKVIRCMTNTPVIVREGATVYATGTHADVEDGKLLEQLMASVGFCTEVEEDLIDAVTGLSGSGPAYAFTALDALADGGVKMGLPRRLAVRLGAQALLGAAKMLLESEQHPGQLKDNVCSPGGATIHALHFLESGGFRSLLINAVEASCIRTRELQHLADQEKISPAAIKKTLLDKVKLESPSVSLASASKVSLFNNKHPGSKKN
- the MYADML2 gene encoding myeloid-associated differentiation marker-like protein 2 isoform X1, producing MMESTGGPYLNTAAVTSPVGIARLLQMMFGCTTFSLVAHKGGFSAAYGTFCMFVWTFCFAITVFIITCEFTHLHSCLTISWGNFTAAFAMLATLMSVTAAVIYPLYFVQLDCYPISCEVRDFRIAASVFAGLLFLVYAAEVFLTRAKPGQVTSYMATVSGLLKIVQAFVACIIFGALVNDSQYGKYVATQWCVAVYSFCFVVTVVVVAFSVTGKTSLLWFPFERSVVIYTLAAVLLYVSAAVIWPVFCFDSKYGSAQRPASCAKGRCPWDSQLVIAIFTYVNLLLYIVDLAYSQRIRFVSHL